The following coding sequences lie in one Polluticoccus soli genomic window:
- a CDS encoding SCO family protein: protein MSRKKVTIALVSFFIILAAVFMTYFYKVTRTDAKVLPVIGHEGHRVTDFAFTDQDGKTRTITDVKGKIYVVEYFFTTCKGICPKMNENMTKVYDAFKGNESVKILSHTVDPKKDTVGAMKQYSLRFEADPQQWMFLTGDKKELYDMARYSYLVTASDDTAAVDIANDFIHTDRFVLVDREGQIRGQYKGTNVGEVNQLIGDIKELLKD, encoded by the coding sequence ATGAGTCGTAAAAAAGTAACCATCGCTCTCGTTTCTTTCTTTATCATCCTGGCAGCAGTGTTCATGACCTATTTCTACAAGGTGACACGCACTGATGCTAAAGTGTTGCCGGTCATAGGCCACGAAGGACACCGTGTAACTGATTTCGCCTTCACCGACCAGGATGGCAAAACCAGGACGATCACCGACGTGAAAGGAAAGATCTATGTAGTGGAGTACTTCTTTACTACCTGCAAAGGCATCTGCCCGAAGATGAACGAGAACATGACCAAGGTGTACGACGCGTTCAAAGGCAACGAAAGCGTGAAGATCCTATCGCATACAGTGGACCCTAAGAAAGATACTGTTGGTGCGATGAAACAATACAGCCTTCGCTTTGAAGCCGACCCGCAGCAATGGATGTTCCTGACCGGCGACAAAAAAGAACTGTACGACATGGCGCGCTACAGCTACCTGGTAACCGCATCGGACGATACAGCTGCAGTTGATATAGCCAACGACTTTATACACACAGACCGTTTTGTACTGGTAGACCGCGAAGGACAGATACGCGGCCAATACAAAGGCACCAACGTTGGCGAAGTGAACCAACTGATAGGCGACATTAAAGAGTTGCTGAAAGACTAG
- a CDS encoding ATP-binding protein, with amino-acid sequence MSKDLTITVEQDHIESLTRANGITALSELIWNALDADATEVRVNYHKNALGKYEKIVVQDNGHGLEYTKAEEVFKRLGGSQKKSQPTSPNGRPYHGKEGKGRYKSFALGDLVQFESIYSENGSSKTFNLTIDRNTLRKPILGDLKSLPSKASSSFVVTIHNIDDKVADEAFRKESRSDLQEKFASYHISYPDFQIVINGQNLEFDNLKRNTFEKDIDEVLIEDKRYTFKIKVIEWNFDNKKKTYLCGDKGIPFKEIALGIRSSLPISIFIQSDYIEKLHRENKLVLSEMDENVEAIYNEAKKIARNYVRERLHFYSKEFINDLKREKVYPYTDEAVNDVEIAKRQVFDIVALQVNEYLPSFNEQDIASKKLTLMLLKEALESNTSSLQKILAEVVGLPDDKRDELADLLEKTSLENIIDTMKELTDRLTFLRALELLIYDPEHSKSVLERRHLHKIIVKETWVFGDEYTYGADDITLQNVLRQYLKELGREDFEEVVKSEDNSQLQTIPDVCLWKQFSTGAGKSYINLVVELKKPDVDAGFDQLRQIQSYAQKVIKDSRFPKENTKWVFILLTRNIKDEIEPQVGQQHREYGHVTEHSNADVWVLPWGNIIQKAKIRYQYVKDKVNINFSDNENALALLKEKYSEYLPENFDAPKENKTTEVKETSDVL; translated from the coding sequence ATGTCAAAAGATCTAACTATAACCGTCGAACAAGATCATATCGAGTCTCTTACTCGAGCTAATGGAATTACCGCATTATCTGAATTAATCTGGAATGCCCTTGATGCTGATGCTACAGAAGTGCGAGTCAACTATCATAAAAATGCACTCGGTAAATATGAAAAGATTGTGGTTCAGGACAACGGACACGGTCTCGAATACACGAAAGCTGAAGAAGTTTTTAAAAGATTAGGAGGATCACAGAAAAAATCACAGCCCACGAGTCCAAATGGAAGACCTTATCATGGTAAAGAAGGGAAAGGCCGCTACAAATCATTTGCGCTCGGCGATCTTGTGCAGTTCGAAAGCATCTATTCGGAAAATGGGAGTTCCAAAACATTTAACCTTACGATCGACCGCAATACTTTGCGAAAGCCGATATTGGGAGACTTAAAAAGCCTACCATCGAAGGCATCATCATCCTTCGTTGTGACGATTCATAACATTGATGATAAGGTTGCTGATGAAGCATTTAGGAAAGAAAGTCGTTCAGACCTACAGGAAAAGTTTGCATCATATCACATTAGTTATCCCGATTTTCAAATTGTCATTAATGGTCAAAACCTGGAATTTGACAATTTAAAGCGTAATACCTTTGAAAAAGACATCGATGAAGTACTAATAGAGGATAAACGGTACACTTTCAAAATCAAAGTCATCGAATGGAATTTCGACAATAAGAAAAAAACATACTTGTGTGGTGACAAAGGGATTCCATTCAAGGAAATCGCTTTAGGAATACGATCAAGCTTACCAATTTCAATCTTCATCCAATCAGACTACATTGAAAAGCTTCATAGAGAAAACAAGCTGGTACTGTCGGAAATGGATGAAAATGTAGAGGCGATTTACAACGAGGCGAAAAAAATCGCAAGAAATTACGTCCGCGAAAGACTACACTTCTATTCTAAAGAGTTTATCAATGATTTAAAAAGGGAAAAAGTCTACCCATACACCGATGAAGCGGTCAACGATGTAGAAATAGCAAAAAGACAAGTATTTGATATAGTAGCTCTTCAGGTAAATGAATATCTACCTTCATTTAATGAACAAGATATTGCAAGCAAAAAACTTACTTTAATGCTTCTTAAAGAGGCATTGGAAAGCAATACCTCTAGCCTGCAAAAAATATTAGCTGAAGTTGTTGGATTACCTGATGATAAGAGAGATGAATTAGCAGATCTTCTTGAAAAGACGTCTTTGGAAAATATTATTGATACGATGAAGGAGCTGACAGACCGGTTGACCTTCTTGCGCGCGCTTGAACTTTTAATTTACGATCCGGAGCATTCTAAAAGTGTTTTAGAGAGACGTCATTTACACAAAATCATTGTTAAAGAAACATGGGTGTTCGGCGATGAATATACATATGGCGCAGATGACATAACGCTACAAAACGTTTTAAGGCAATATTTAAAAGAATTAGGCAGAGAGGATTTTGAAGAGGTTGTAAAAAGTGAAGACAATTCCCAATTACAAACAATACCGGATGTTTGTCTTTGGAAGCAATTTTCAACTGGTGCCGGGAAAAGCTATATCAATTTAGTAGTTGAATTAAAAAAACCGGATGTGGATGCTGGTTTCGACCAGCTAAGACAAATTCAATCCTATGCTCAAAAAGTCATTAAAGATAGCAGGTTCCCTAAAGAAAATACCAAGTGGGTCTTCATACTCCTCACTAGAAATATTAAGGACGAAATTGAGCCGCAGGTAGGGCAGCAACACCGAGAATATGGACATGTAACCGAACATTCTAACGCCGATGTTTGGGTATTGCCTTGGGGGAACATAATACAAAAGGCGAAAATACGCTACCAATATGTCAAGGATAAAGTAAATATCAATTTTTCAGACAATGAAAATGCATTAGCTCTGCTAAAGGAAAAGTATTCCGAATATTTACCTGAAAACTTTGACGCCCCCAAAGAAAATAAAACAACGGAAGTCAAGGAAACATCAGACGTGTTATAA
- a CDS encoding GIY-YIG nuclease family protein → MYKGGTVYILSSVSKRVLYTGVTSDLERRMIEHKSKAFPGSFSAQNNCCQLVYYKHFGSIEEAIAEEKRIKGGKRKQKESLIAGINPNWSDLSLTLTDWWPEQW, encoded by the coding sequence ATGTACAAAGGTGGCACTGTTTATATACTATCGTCTGTCAGCAAGCGGGTGCTGTATACTGGTGTCACGTCCGATCTTGAACGCCGTATGATCGAACACAAGTCCAAAGCTTTTCCTGGTAGTTTTAGTGCGCAGAATAATTGTTGTCAGCTTGTTTACTACAAGCACTTCGGCAGCATTGAAGAAGCTATAGCCGAAGAAAAGCGTATCAAAGGTGGTAAAAGGAAGCAGAAGGAAAGCCTGATAGCGGGCATTAACCCGAATTGGTCAGATCTTTCGTTAACCCTGACAGATTGGTGGCCTGAGCAATGGTAG
- a CDS encoding LutC/YkgG family protein yields the protein MQTLKTSKARENILGKIRKALSADKLPMPFPEAEKSANVDVFAESGLTVEETFAESFIKLGGKFVFCNNEQELLESIAELHESRGWQQLYCAEERLLQLFQNNKIDVVHRADVSDGTADACITGCEYLVARTGSVFLSSKQHLGRTATVFYPVHIIVAYAGQVVPDIQHGLDLLTKKYGNNLPSMINLNTGPSRTADIEKTLVVGVHGPGEVFCFLVNA from the coding sequence ATGCAAACACTGAAAACATCGAAGGCACGCGAGAATATCCTTGGTAAGATCCGCAAGGCGCTGAGCGCTGATAAACTGCCGATGCCGTTCCCGGAAGCTGAGAAATCGGCCAATGTGGATGTTTTCGCCGAATCAGGCCTTACCGTAGAAGAGACCTTTGCGGAAAGCTTCATTAAGCTGGGAGGCAAGTTCGTGTTTTGCAACAATGAGCAGGAGCTGCTGGAATCCATAGCCGAGCTGCATGAAAGCCGCGGCTGGCAGCAGCTGTATTGCGCGGAAGAGCGCCTGTTGCAGCTGTTCCAGAACAATAAGATAGACGTGGTGCACCGCGCCGATGTAAGCGACGGAACCGCCGACGCCTGCATTACCGGCTGCGAATACCTGGTAGCCCGTACCGGCTCAGTATTCCTGAGCAGTAAGCAGCACCTGGGGCGTACCGCCACTGTTTTCTACCCGGTTCATATCATTGTGGCCTACGCGGGGCAGGTGGTGCCCGATATCCAGCATGGCCTTGACCTGCTGACGAAAAAATATGGCAATAACCTGCCATCTATGATCAACCTGAATACCGGTCCCAGCCGTACGGCAGATATTGAAAAGACACTGGTGGTGGGTGTGCACGGTCCCGGCGAGGTGTTCTGCTTCCTTGTAAACGCCTAA
- a CDS encoding LytR/AlgR family response regulator transcription factor encodes MSPEIRCIIIDDEPKAIELLQERLNILFPNIQIKGTFTDWRKGLEVLRSEAIDLLFLDVSMPEKSGIDFLKLFPSIPFQVIFVTAHTEFALQAIKFSAAGYVLKPVDDYELSFAVNKALENIKGTSNNSKTQHQLPNNAIKIGIPNVKGIDYLNAEDILYFESVNKYTKVVTKNTSIMSSYNLGEFKKVIDENDFYQVHRSYIVNIHHIKRYEIAGVLIMEDNMQIPVSKNVRTDFVNMFNTINRTAGFKQKDSE; translated from the coding sequence ATGTCGCCTGAGATCCGTTGTATCATCATCGACGATGAGCCGAAAGCCATTGAACTGCTGCAGGAGCGGTTGAACATCTTGTTCCCCAATATCCAGATCAAGGGAACATTTACCGACTGGCGGAAAGGGCTTGAAGTGCTGCGCAGCGAAGCCATCGACCTGCTTTTTCTCGATGTTTCGATGCCGGAGAAGTCGGGAATAGATTTCTTGAAGCTGTTTCCCTCTATTCCTTTCCAGGTGATCTTCGTAACCGCTCATACCGAATTCGCACTGCAGGCCATCAAATTTTCTGCTGCGGGCTATGTGCTGAAACCGGTCGACGACTACGAACTGTCGTTTGCGGTCAACAAGGCCCTGGAGAACATTAAAGGCACTTCGAACAATTCAAAAACCCAGCACCAACTTCCCAACAACGCCATCAAGATCGGCATACCTAACGTAAAGGGTATCGACTACCTGAACGCCGAGGACATATTGTATTTCGAGAGCGTGAACAAATACACCAAGGTGGTGACCAAAAACACCAGTATCATGAGCTCGTACAACCTGGGCGAGTTCAAAAAGGTGATCGACGAAAACGACTTTTACCAGGTGCACCGGTCATACATTGTGAATATCCACCACATAAAACGCTATGAAATAGCAGGTGTCCTGATCATGGAAGACAACATGCAAATACCTGTGTCAAAGAACGTTAGAACAGATTTTGTGAATATGTTCAATACCATCAACCGCACAGCCGGTTTCAAACAAAAAGATTCGGAATAA
- a CDS encoding leucine--tRNA ligase translates to MEYGFRELEQKWKQYWKENKVYQVSNKSDKPKCYVLDMFPYPSGAGLHVGHPLGYIASDIYARYKRLKGFNVLHPMGYDAFGLPAEQYALETGQHPAVTTEKNIARYREQLDNIGFCYDWDREVRTSDPSYYKWTQWIFLQLFHSWYDRKLNKARPISELIKIFEKEGNSKNTCPADAKLCFDSKTWKGYTETEKRDILMHYRIAYLSYAEVWWCEALGTVLANDEVVNGVSERGGYPVVKKQMRQWFLRITEYADRLLSSLDTLDWTEAMKEMQRNWIGKSNGAEVHFDVFGFSDKKITVFTTRPDTIFGVDFMVLAPEHPLVDEIATDEQKEAIAEYKTYVMSRSERERMSEVKQVTGCFTGAYATHPFTHKQIPVWISEYVLAGYGTGAIMAVPSGDERDHAFAKYFEIPITNIFGLNYSGNDAYTSKAGKLDNSGFLEGIDIAQAAPIAIRAIEDAGVGHSKVNYRLRDAGFSRQRYWGEPFPIIYIHDTPYGIDEKELDIDDQLRKVPVELPMVEHYKPGPEGQGPLANVRNWVETPGGMRETNTMPGYAGSSWYFLRYADPHNDKEFAGKEATSYWREVDIYVGGTEHAVGHLLYSRMWTKVLYDLGHIDFGEPFKKLVNQGMIQGISKFAYKLIKTGTFVSKGVLEKIKDKNNNDEAIEFLREQNRYKAGESALFTGEVPSQALHADISFVNDKDELDIDRFRAWRPDYANATFIGEDGNVITGKGSFVCVSEVEKMSKSKYNVVNPDDIVAQYGADTFRMYEMFLGPIDVSKPWDTKGIEGVHRFLKKFWRLYFDEQKGWIVTDEKATEAELRATHKTIKKVGEDIERFSFNTAVSQFMICVNELTGLNCHKKEVLEPLAVAIAPFAPHLAEELWSHLGHKTTVLDAAFPVADEKHIAESSKKYPVAVNGKTRVEMEFPLDIASEVLEAEVLADATVQKWLEGKTPKKIIYVKGKMINVVV, encoded by the coding sequence ATGGAATACGGTTTTCGGGAATTAGAACAGAAGTGGAAACAATACTGGAAAGAGAATAAAGTATATCAGGTCAGCAACAAGTCTGACAAGCCCAAATGTTATGTGCTCGATATGTTCCCTTACCCAAGCGGTGCGGGGCTGCACGTAGGGCACCCGCTCGGTTATATCGCTTCAGATATCTATGCCCGCTACAAAAGGCTGAAAGGTTTTAACGTGCTGCACCCAATGGGCTACGATGCCTTCGGTCTGCCGGCAGAACAATATGCACTGGAAACAGGCCAGCACCCTGCAGTGACAACGGAAAAGAACATTGCCCGCTACAGGGAGCAGCTGGATAATATAGGCTTCTGCTACGACTGGGACCGCGAAGTGCGCACCAGCGATCCGTCGTACTACAAATGGACGCAGTGGATATTCCTGCAGTTGTTCCATAGCTGGTACGACCGCAAGCTCAACAAAGCAAGGCCCATCTCTGAGCTGATCAAAATATTTGAGAAAGAAGGCAACAGCAAGAACACTTGTCCGGCCGATGCAAAACTATGCTTCGACTCAAAGACATGGAAAGGCTATACGGAAACCGAGAAGCGCGACATACTGATGCACTACCGCATAGCCTACCTGAGCTATGCAGAAGTATGGTGGTGCGAAGCCCTGGGTACTGTACTGGCCAACGACGAAGTAGTGAACGGCGTATCAGAACGCGGTGGCTACCCTGTTGTGAAGAAACAAATGCGCCAGTGGTTCTTGCGTATTACCGAATATGCCGACCGCCTGCTGAGCAGCCTCGATACGCTCGACTGGACCGAGGCTATGAAGGAAATGCAGCGCAACTGGATAGGCAAAAGCAACGGCGCTGAAGTACACTTCGATGTATTCGGCTTTTCTGATAAAAAGATCACTGTCTTCACCACAAGGCCTGATACGATATTCGGTGTAGACTTTATGGTGCTGGCGCCTGAACACCCGCTGGTAGATGAGATAGCAACGGATGAACAGAAGGAAGCCATTGCAGAATACAAGACCTACGTAATGAGCCGCTCCGAACGCGAGCGCATGTCGGAAGTAAAACAGGTGACAGGTTGCTTTACCGGCGCTTATGCCACACACCCGTTCACGCACAAACAGATCCCCGTTTGGATATCTGAATATGTGCTGGCTGGTTACGGCACCGGCGCTATCATGGCTGTGCCCAGCGGCGATGAACGCGACCATGCCTTTGCGAAATATTTTGAGATACCCATCACCAATATCTTCGGGCTGAACTATAGCGGCAACGATGCATATACGTCAAAAGCGGGCAAGCTGGATAACAGTGGTTTCCTGGAGGGCATTGACATTGCGCAGGCTGCCCCTATAGCCATCAGGGCTATCGAAGACGCAGGCGTGGGCCACTCAAAGGTCAACTACAGGCTTCGAGATGCGGGCTTCAGCCGTCAGCGCTATTGGGGTGAGCCATTTCCGATCATCTATATTCACGATACGCCTTATGGCATTGATGAAAAAGAACTGGACATAGACGACCAACTGCGCAAGGTGCCGGTAGAACTGCCAATGGTAGAACACTACAAGCCCGGTCCTGAAGGACAGGGCCCGCTGGCCAACGTGCGCAACTGGGTAGAAACCCCCGGCGGCATGCGCGAGACCAACACGATGCCGGGTTATGCAGGCAGCAGCTGGTATTTCCTGCGCTATGCCGACCCGCACAACGATAAAGAATTTGCAGGCAAAGAAGCCACCAGCTACTGGCGCGAGGTGGATATATACGTAGGCGGTACCGAGCACGCGGTAGGCCACCTGCTGTATAGCCGCATGTGGACCAAAGTGCTGTACGATCTTGGCCATATTGACTTTGGAGAGCCGTTCAAGAAACTGGTGAACCAGGGTATGATACAGGGGATTTCAAAGTTTGCTTACAAGCTGATAAAGACCGGCACTTTTGTTTCGAAAGGCGTGCTGGAAAAAATAAAAGACAAGAACAACAACGACGAAGCCATTGAGTTCCTGCGTGAGCAGAACAGGTACAAGGCGGGTGAGTCTGCATTGTTTACCGGTGAAGTGCCGAGCCAGGCGTTGCATGCCGATATCTCTTTCGTGAACGATAAGGACGAACTGGATATCGACCGCTTCAGAGCATGGCGTCCTGACTATGCTAATGCAACCTTTATTGGCGAAGATGGTAACGTTATTACCGGCAAAGGCAGCTTTGTATGCGTGAGCGAGGTAGAGAAGATGAGTAAGAGCAAGTACAACGTGGTGAACCCTGACGATATCGTTGCTCAATACGGTGCCGATACCTTCCGCATGTACGAGATGTTCCTTGGGCCGATAGACGTGAGCAAGCCATGGGATACCAAAGGCATTGAAGGCGTGCACCGCTTCCTGAAAAAATTCTGGCGCTTGTACTTCGACGAGCAGAAAGGCTGGATCGTAACGGACGAAAAAGCGACAGAAGCAGAACTGCGCGCCACACACAAAACCATCAAGAAAGTAGGCGAAGACATAGAACGCTTCTCGTTCAATACAGCAGTAAGCCAGTTCATGATATGCGTGAACGAGCTGACCGGGTTGAACTGCCACAAAAAAGAAGTGCTGGAGCCGCTGGCTGTTGCCATCGCGCCATTTGCGCCGCACCTGGCCGAAGAGCTGTGGAGTCACCTTGGCCACAAGACCACGGTGCTGGATGCAGCCTTCCCTGTAGCAGATGAAAAGCACATTGCTGAAAGCAGTAAGAAATATCCTGTTGCTGTAAACGGTAAGACGAGGGTGGAAATGGAATTCCCGCTGGATATAGCCAGCGAAGTACTGGAAGCCGAAGTGCTGGCCGATGCCACTGTTCAAAAATGGCTGGAAGGCAAAACGCCGAAGAAGATCATATATGTGAAAGGGAAGATGATCAATGTGGTAGTGTAA
- a CDS encoding LLM class flavin-dependent oxidoreductase, producing the protein MEIGVDSFAAMFSGDSSKMISDADAMAQLLDRIVHADRMGLDVFGIGEHHRKGFLDSAPTLILAAAAARTEKIRLTSAVTVLSAADPVRVFQSFATLDLISKGRAEMVVGRGSFIEAYPLFGYDLNDYDELFAEKLDLLLKIRDNEFVTWSGKFRPAINNQPVYPRPIQTSIPIWLGVGGTPQSFVRAGILGLPLMVAIIGGQTHYFRPSVDLYREAGQKAGHAPDKLKVGMHSLGYVASTTQQAIDDFYPGYAASMTKIGKERGWPPMTRRSFDDQVGPGGALLVGSPEDVAAKILRHSKALGGISRLTFQLDSAELPHEKLMQSIELIGTQLKPLVLKSLAGN; encoded by the coding sequence ATGGAAATCGGAGTTGATAGTTTCGCAGCCATGTTTAGTGGCGACAGCAGTAAAATGATAAGCGATGCAGACGCCATGGCGCAGCTGCTGGATCGGATAGTACATGCGGATCGCATGGGCCTCGACGTGTTCGGCATTGGAGAACACCACAGGAAGGGATTTCTTGACTCAGCTCCCACCCTTATCCTTGCCGCTGCTGCCGCCCGTACAGAGAAGATACGGCTTACAAGTGCAGTTACAGTGCTAAGTGCGGCAGACCCTGTAAGGGTTTTTCAAAGTTTTGCTACGCTTGACCTGATCTCGAAAGGGCGGGCGGAAATGGTAGTGGGGCGCGGTTCATTTATAGAAGCTTACCCGCTTTTTGGATATGACCTTAACGATTATGATGAGCTGTTTGCTGAGAAGCTCGATCTCTTGCTTAAAATTCGCGACAATGAGTTTGTAACATGGTCAGGCAAATTCCGTCCTGCAATTAACAATCAGCCGGTATATCCAAGACCTATCCAAACCTCCATACCCATTTGGTTGGGGGTAGGCGGCACACCACAATCGTTTGTTCGTGCTGGTATTCTTGGGTTGCCGCTGATGGTTGCTATCATAGGCGGACAGACACACTATTTTCGTCCGTCGGTTGATCTTTACCGCGAGGCTGGACAAAAAGCGGGTCATGCACCCGATAAATTAAAGGTAGGCATGCACTCGCTAGGCTATGTAGCAAGTACAACACAGCAGGCAATAGACGATTTTTATCCCGGCTATGCAGCCTCTATGACAAAAATTGGTAAGGAACGAGGCTGGCCACCAATGACCAGGAGAAGCTTTGACGACCAGGTGGGCCCCGGTGGCGCTTTGCTGGTTGGCAGCCCGGAAGATGTCGCAGCAAAAATTCTTCGCCATTCCAAGGCGCTTGGCGGTATTTCAAGGCTTACTTTTCAGCTAGACAGTGCAGAGCTACCGCATGAGAAATTGATGCAGTCTATAGAATTGATCGGCACCCAGTTAAAACCTTTAGTTCTTAAATCGTTGGCTGGGAATTGA